GGAGGACTCCCCCCGCAGTCGGCGGCCGATCCACGGCACCAGGTACTCCCGTGCCCAGTGGACGTCGTCCCGCCGCACGTCCAGCGGTCCGCGGGGCGGCAGCGGCGGCCACGCCTGGTCCGGGTCGGCCGGGACCTCGAGGCCGAGGACCTGGCCCGCGCGCAGCGCCACACGCGTGTGGCCCTCCGGGGACAGGTGCAGCCGGTCGCCGTCCCAGGCCCGCCGGTCCTGGATCGTCTTCAGGGACCACAGGTCGAGCACCGGGCACCCGTACCGGTCGGCGATGGCCCGCACATGCCCGTTGTACGTGGCGATCTTGCCGCGCAGGTGCTTGAGCACGGGCACGCCACGGGTGTCGAAGCCGGTGGTCACCATGACGGTGCCGCACGCCTCGCTGAGCCGGGCGACCGCCCGCTCGAAGCGCTCGGCGACCTCGTCGGGGTCGGTACCGGGCCGGATGATGTCGTTGCCGCCGGCGCAGAAGGACACCAGGTCCGGTGCCAGTTCCACGGCCTGCGGGAGCTGGTCCTCGACGATCTGGTCGAGCAGCTTCCCGCGCACGGCGAGATTGCTGTACCTGAAGTCGCCCTCGGGCCGCCGGTCCGCGAGAAGCACCG
Above is a window of Streptomyces griseorubiginosus DNA encoding:
- a CDS encoding SGNH/GDSL hydrolase family protein, yielding MIGSYVAVGDSFTEGVGDPGPDGAFVGWADRFAVLLADRRPEGDFRYSNLAVRGKLLDQIVEDQLPQAVELAPDLVSFCAGGNDIIRPGTDPDEVAERFERAVARLSEACGTVMVTTGFDTRGVPVLKHLRGKIATYNGHVRAIADRYGCPVLDLWSLKTIQDRRAWDGDRLHLSPEGHTRVALRAGQVLGLEVPADPDQAWPPLPPRGPLDVRRDDVHWAREYLVPWIGRRLRGESSGDHVTAKGVLSPDDIKTRIASVA